From the genome of Apodemus sylvaticus chromosome 3, mApoSyl1.1, whole genome shotgun sequence, one region includes:
- the LOC127681683 gene encoding 60S ribosomal protein L30 → MVAAKKTKKSLESINSRLQLVMKSGKYVLGYKQTLKMIRQGKAKLVILANNCPALRKSEIEYYAMLAKTGVHHYSGNNIELGTACGKYYRVCTLAIIDPGDSDIIRSMPEQTGEK, encoded by the coding sequence atggtgGCCGCAAAGAAGACGAAAAAGTCTCTGGAGTCGATCAACTCTAGGCTCCAGCTTGTTATGAAAAGTGGAAAGTACGTGCTGGGGTACAAACAGACTCTGAAGATGATCAGACAAGGCAAAGCGAAGTTGGttatcctcgccaacaactgccCAGCTTTGAGGAAATCTGAAATAGAGTACTATGCCATGCTGGCTAAAACTGGTGTCCACCACTACAGCGGCAATAACATTGAACTGGGCACAGCGTGTGGAAAATACTACAGAGTATGCACACTGGCTATCATTGACCCTGGTGATTCTGATATTATTAGAAGCATGCCAGAACAGACTGGTGAGAAGTAA
- the Lzic gene encoding protein LZIC, producing MASRGKTETSKLRQNLEEQLDRLMQQLQDLEECREELDADEYEETKKETLEQLSEFNDSLKKIMSGNMTLVDELSGMQLAIQAAISQAFKTPEVIRLFAKKQPGQLRTRLAEMDRDLMVGKLERDLYTQQKVEILTALRKLGEKLTEDDETFLSANAGAVLSQFEKVSTELGSGDKVLALAGFEVEKTKK from the exons ATGGCTTCTagagggaagacagagacaagcaAACTAAGGCAGAACTTAGAAGAGCAGTTAGATAGACTGATGCAGCAGTTACAAGACCTGGAGGAATGCCG GGAGGAGCTCGATGCGGATGAGTATGAAGAAACTAAAAAGGAGACTTTGGAACAGCTGAGCGAGTTCAACGATTCGCTGAAGAAGATCATGTCAGGAAACATGACACTGGTAGATGAACTCAGTGGGATGCAACTG GCCATTCAGGCAGCCATCAGCCAGGCTTTTAAAACTCCTGAAGTCATCAGATTGTTTGCGAAGAAACAACCAGGTCAACTGCGGACGAGGCTGGCTGAG ATGGACAGAGATCTGATGGTGGGGAAGCTGGAGAGAGACCTGTACACCCAGCAGAAGGTGGAGATACTGACGGCGCTTAGAAAACTCGGCGAGAAG CTGACAGAAGACGACGAGACCTTCCTCTCTGCCAATGCAGGCGCCGTGCTCAGCCAGTTTGAGAAAGTCTCCACAGAGCTCG GCTCTGGAGACAAGGTCCTTGCTCTGGCAGGGTTTGAGGTTGAAAAGACCAAGAAATGA